In Salisediminibacterium beveridgei, one DNA window encodes the following:
- a CDS encoding flagellar protein FlgN — translation MVNDLIKIIQAMVTVHQTLNDLAVAKQDAVKKGDMKDLEAVMQKEAPLIQKLRKLENTRMHLISQWQDEKGLVKEGVTIDQLLPLFPEKESRELEAWSTRLIEQMIRLKEQNDLNEQLLEDSLRFVNVTLDAMRPQNHFNNYSGNGPEDDDDFKSGDHSLFDSKA, via the coding sequence ATGGTGAACGATCTGATTAAAATCATCCAGGCGATGGTCACGGTGCATCAAACGCTCAATGACCTCGCGGTGGCGAAACAGGACGCTGTAAAAAAAGGCGATATGAAGGACCTCGAAGCGGTGATGCAAAAAGAAGCACCGCTGATCCAGAAGCTTCGAAAGCTCGAGAACACCCGCATGCACCTCATCAGCCAGTGGCAAGATGAGAAGGGTCTCGTGAAAGAGGGGGTCACCATCGATCAGCTCTTGCCGCTCTTTCCTGAAAAGGAAAGCAGGGAACTCGAAGCCTGGTCCACCCGTCTCATTGAACAAATGATCCGCCTCAAGGAGCAGAACGATTTGAACGAACAGCTTCTTGAGGATTCTTTGCGCTTTGTGAATGTCACGCTCGATGCGATGCGTCCGCAAAATCACTTCAACAACTATTCAGGCAACGGGCCTGAGGATGACGATGACTTCAAATCCGGGGATCACTCCCTGTTTGACTCCAAGGCCTGA